Proteins encoded in a region of the Microbacterium neungamense genome:
- a CDS encoding peptidoglycan D,D-transpeptidase FtsI family protein, which yields MTRELRRLSFVILAMFLSLFIATSWIQVVDADNLAQNAANTRTRLDSYEIQRGSIVVDGTAIATSTPVDDRYQYQRVYTDAAMWAPVTGYYNPVLDSSTGIERVMNSDLSGTGANAFFGEIERILSGQPQQGLSVELTLNPAAQRAAWDALQGLKGAVVAIEPSSGRILAMASTPGFDPNTLAGHDPDAVNAAYDQLSADPAHPLYNRAIGGDLNPPGSTFKVVVAAAALASGKWTMDSQLPNPARYTLPGTSTEISNAWGGTCGDGATTTIAEALRLSCNIPMADLAYQLGDRTIRETAEKFGFNAELEIPLAVTPSSYPSSLNDPETALTGFGQGQVTATPLQMAMVAAGIANDGVVMTPRMVDAVIGDDFAVHRQYSDTVFGEVLDAAGADAITGALVAGVDSGAGTGARIDGVEVAGKTGTAQNGGSRPHTLWFTGFAPAENPQVAVAVVVEDGGGMGQSGSGNDIAAPIAKQVIEAVLGR from the coding sequence ATGACCAGGGAGCTCCGGCGTCTCAGCTTCGTGATCCTGGCGATGTTCCTGTCGCTGTTCATCGCGACGAGCTGGATCCAGGTCGTCGACGCCGACAACCTCGCCCAGAACGCCGCGAACACGCGCACCCGCCTGGACAGCTACGAGATCCAGCGCGGATCGATCGTCGTCGACGGCACCGCGATCGCGACGTCGACCCCGGTCGACGACCGCTACCAGTACCAGCGCGTGTACACGGATGCCGCGATGTGGGCCCCCGTGACCGGCTACTACAACCCGGTGCTGGACTCGTCCACCGGCATCGAGCGCGTGATGAACTCCGACCTCTCCGGCACCGGCGCGAACGCGTTCTTCGGCGAGATCGAGCGGATCCTGTCCGGCCAGCCGCAGCAGGGGCTGAGCGTGGAGCTGACCCTGAACCCCGCCGCGCAGCGCGCGGCCTGGGATGCGCTGCAGGGTCTGAAGGGCGCGGTCGTCGCGATCGAGCCGTCCAGCGGCCGCATCCTGGCCATGGCCTCCACCCCGGGCTTCGACCCGAACACGCTCGCCGGGCACGATCCGGATGCCGTGAACGCCGCCTACGACCAGCTCTCCGCCGACCCCGCGCATCCGCTCTACAACCGCGCGATCGGCGGCGACCTGAACCCGCCGGGATCGACCTTCAAGGTCGTCGTGGCCGCCGCGGCCCTGGCGTCCGGGAAGTGGACCATGGACAGCCAGCTGCCCAACCCGGCGCGGTACACACTTCCGGGCACGTCCACGGAGATCTCGAACGCGTGGGGCGGCACGTGCGGCGACGGGGCCACGACGACCATCGCGGAGGCGCTGCGGCTGAGCTGCAACATCCCGATGGCCGACCTCGCGTACCAGCTCGGCGACCGCACGATCCGCGAGACCGCCGAGAAGTTCGGCTTCAACGCCGAACTGGAGATCCCGCTCGCGGTCACCCCGTCCAGCTACCCGTCCTCGCTGAACGACCCGGAGACGGCGCTGACCGGATTCGGCCAGGGCCAGGTCACCGCGACGCCGCTGCAGATGGCGATGGTCGCCGCCGGGATCGCCAACGACGGCGTGGTGATGACGCCGCGCATGGTGGATGCCGTGATCGGCGACGACTTCGCCGTGCACCGCCAGTACTCCGACACCGTGTTCGGCGAGGTGCTCGACGCGGCAGGCGCCGACGCGATCACCGGCGCGCTGGTCGCCGGCGTCGATTCCGGCGCGGGCACGGGTGCAAGAATAGACGGGGTCGAGGTCGCCGGTAAGACGGGTACGGCGCAGAACGGCGGGTCGCGTCCGCACACGCTGTGGTTCACAGGTTTCGCCCCCGCGGAGAACCCGCAGGTGGCGGTGGCAGTCGTCGTCGAGGACGGCGGTGGAATGGGGCAGTCCGGATCCGGCAATGACATTGCCGCGCCGATTGCCAAACAGGTCATAGAGGCGGTGCTGGGCAGATGA
- a CDS encoding YbdK family carboxylate-amine ligase gives MPRSVRFGVEEEFVLLDDRTLVPLSAASAQRQVLRAGTPGGSISKEYLTSQLECATDPVATLDEASTQLVELRGTVAAHAARLGAISGPTGTPFTLIGGPDVSVSPHYDEVAALLGGITREHEVNGLHVHVEVPDDEERVRALRRLRVWLPVLLALSTNAPFAYGGPSGFASWRSILIRLLPVSWCPPRFADAEDYHSMVERMVRIGLLPDSSSVSWAVRLSERFDTVEARVTDAQLRVEDTLLLVALIRAIACADGLDDEARHEDLDASLWLAARHGMRARFFTPASDGIEDAWGAVDRLLAGIRPVLDDLGDAAFVDEHLERLRRDGTGAERQLRAFEAGEWMPSRTSTAPASPPAPRRSPERSAASAGPSAPRAHPEHETAEGPNLAVRALGRSVREGGLEPPRP, from the coding sequence ATGCCGCGATCGGTCCGCTTCGGCGTCGAGGAGGAGTTCGTGCTGCTCGACGACCGCACCCTGGTGCCGTTGTCCGCGGCGAGTGCGCAGCGGCAGGTGCTGCGCGCCGGTACCCCCGGCGGCAGCATCTCCAAGGAGTACCTGACCAGCCAGCTGGAGTGCGCCACCGACCCGGTCGCCACACTCGACGAGGCGTCGACGCAACTGGTCGAGCTGCGTGGCACCGTGGCGGCCCACGCCGCCAGGCTCGGCGCGATCAGCGGTCCCACCGGCACGCCGTTCACCCTCATCGGCGGTCCGGACGTCTCGGTGTCGCCGCACTACGACGAGGTGGCCGCGCTGCTGGGCGGGATCACCCGCGAGCACGAGGTGAACGGCCTCCACGTGCACGTCGAGGTGCCCGACGACGAGGAGCGGGTGCGCGCCCTGCGGCGCCTCCGGGTGTGGTTGCCGGTGCTGCTCGCGCTCAGCACGAACGCGCCGTTCGCGTATGGCGGCCCGTCCGGCTTCGCCAGCTGGCGCAGCATCCTCATCCGCCTGCTTCCGGTCTCGTGGTGCCCGCCTCGATTCGCGGATGCCGAGGACTACCACTCCATGGTCGAGCGCATGGTGCGCATCGGCCTGCTCCCGGATTCGTCCTCGGTGTCCTGGGCGGTGCGGCTGTCCGAGCGCTTCGACACCGTCGAGGCCCGCGTCACCGATGCGCAGCTGCGGGTCGAGGACACGCTCCTGCTGGTCGCACTCATCCGCGCCATCGCGTGCGCCGACGGCCTGGACGACGAGGCGCGTCACGAGGATCTCGACGCCTCGCTGTGGCTGGCCGCCCGGCACGGCATGCGCGCCCGCTTCTTCACTCCCGCCAGCGACGGGATCGAGGATGCCTGGGGCGCTGTGGACCGCCTGCTGGCCGGCATCCGTCCCGTGCTCGACGATCTGGGCGACGCGGCCTTCGTCGACGAGCACCTGGAACGCCTCCGCCGCGACGGCACCGGCGCGGAGCGCCAGCTGCGCGCCTTCGAGGCGGGGGAGTGGATGCCCTCGCGGACCTCTACCGCACCGGCGTCGCCGCCGGCCCCGCGAAGGTCGCCTGAACGCTCCGCCGCCTCCGCCGGGCCCAGCGCTCCAAGGGCCCACCCTGAACACGAGACGGCCGAGGGCCCGAACCTTGCGGTCCGGGCCCTCGGCCGTTCTGTGCGCGAGGGGGGACTTGAACCCCCACGTCCGTAA
- a CDS encoding FtsW/RodA/SpoVE family cell cycle protein, translating into MTAVTADTSVLKALKKIRMPQKQRNRELALLLFACALSGAAFSLVQLGALGTLDPLILAIGGVLAVLVLALHVVLRFVASDADPFVLPIATLLTGLGIAMIYRIDIAQRNTGWDAYSTKQLAWTALSVAGAIALVIALRNYRVLYRFTYVSGLAGILLLVLPFIPGLKAEGSNADVWVSIPGLFAFQPGELAKICLAVFFAGYLVRTRESLASVGKRFLGITWPRMRELGPVLVVWVLSLAIIVSQRDLGTGVLIFGMFIAMLYVATGKTSWVLIGLTGVAVGAFLATRILEYVRGRFRNWLDAFNPEVIAADGGSYQLVEGIFGLAHGGLIGTGWGQGRPYVTPLAHSDYIIPSLGEELGIVGLFAILCLYMVFVSRGLRIGLAGQDDFGKLLATGLSFTIALQVFIMVGGVTRVIPLTGLTTPFLAAGGSSLIANWLVVALLLRISDAVRRQPRVVIG; encoded by the coding sequence ATGACCGCCGTGACCGCAGACACCAGCGTCCTGAAGGCGCTGAAGAAGATCCGGATGCCGCAGAAGCAGCGCAACCGGGAGCTCGCCCTGCTCCTGTTCGCCTGCGCCCTGTCCGGTGCCGCGTTCAGCCTCGTGCAGCTCGGGGCGCTCGGCACCCTCGACCCGCTGATCCTCGCGATCGGCGGCGTGCTCGCGGTGCTGGTGCTCGCCCTGCACGTGGTGCTGCGCTTCGTGGCATCCGACGCCGACCCGTTCGTGCTGCCGATCGCGACCCTGCTCACCGGCCTCGGGATCGCGATGATCTACCGCATCGACATCGCGCAGCGGAACACCGGCTGGGACGCGTACTCCACCAAGCAGCTCGCCTGGACCGCGCTCTCGGTCGCCGGGGCCATCGCCCTCGTGATCGCGCTGCGCAACTACCGCGTGCTGTACCGCTTCACGTATGTCTCGGGCCTGGCCGGCATCCTGCTGCTGGTCCTGCCGTTCATCCCGGGACTGAAGGCGGAGGGCTCCAACGCCGACGTGTGGGTGTCGATCCCGGGCCTGTTCGCGTTCCAGCCCGGCGAGCTCGCCAAGATCTGCCTTGCTGTGTTCTTCGCCGGTTACCTGGTCCGCACCCGGGAAAGCCTCGCCTCGGTCGGCAAGAGGTTCCTCGGCATCACGTGGCCGCGGATGCGCGAGCTGGGGCCGGTCCTGGTGGTGTGGGTGCTGTCCCTCGCGATCATCGTCAGCCAGCGCGACCTCGGCACCGGCGTGCTGATCTTCGGCATGTTCATCGCGATGCTCTACGTCGCCACCGGCAAGACCAGCTGGGTGCTCATCGGCCTCACCGGCGTGGCGGTCGGGGCGTTCCTGGCCACCCGCATCCTGGAGTACGTCCGAGGTCGCTTCCGGAACTGGCTGGACGCGTTCAACCCCGAGGTGATCGCCGCGGACGGCGGCAGCTACCAGCTCGTCGAGGGCATCTTCGGCCTCGCGCACGGCGGTCTGATCGGCACAGGGTGGGGGCAGGGCCGGCCGTACGTGACGCCGCTCGCGCACAGCGACTACATCATCCCCAGCCTGGGCGAGGAGCTCGGCATCGTCGGGCTGTTCGCGATCCTCTGCCTGTACATGGTGTTCGTCAGCCGTGGCCTTCGGATCGGCCTGGCAGGACAGGACGACTTCGGCAAGCTGCTGGCGACCGGGCTGTCGTTCACGATCGCGCTGCAGGTGTTCATCATGGTCGGCGGAGTGACGCGGGTGATCCCGCTCACCGGTCTGACCACGCCGTTCCTCGCCGCGGGCGGCTCGTCGCTGATCGCCAACTGGCTGGTGGTCGCGCTGCTGCTGCGCATCAGCGACGCCGTCCGCCGTCAGCCCAGGGTGGTGATCGGATGA
- a CDS encoding protein kinase domain-containing protein: MSTEPRIIADRYRVDELIGHGGMAKVYRGYDLTLGREVAIKILDKELARDTAFRTRFRLEAQAASRMSHPSIVRVYDAGDPSTGSGSGGSGSGSGGSGSGSGGSASGSGGSASGSGGSASGSGGTASGTDLPYIVMELVHGTLLKDVIAQGPVPVQDAVRYVDGILEALDYSHRAGVIHRDIKPGNVMITPSGAVKVMDFGIARAVSDSSSTVAETTQIIGTAAYFSPEQAKGEPVDARTDLYSTGVVLFELLTGRQPFRGDSAVAVAYQHVSETPVPPTEVNEQVPRALDAVVLRALAKDPYQRFPDAASFRAALDAAVGGREPSRKQIGALTSELYGPNPRHAQETARTLRQLSTDTTMTRTQSGPPVAWIWAGVALIAVLVASVLFWVVSLSMRPPEVPSTSRTVPNLINMTSDDAEEALEELGLHAELRTEPSADFDEDHVIRTEPGTGATVNKGEEILVYVSSGAQTVSVPVLEGLSQEAAKQALEDAGLVFGTVRPENDPVTGEGIVLEASEEAGAEVEPGTVVNLVVASGRVTLKNLTGWTLEAATRELESLSLTPVRVAVPDCPATTPHTVSSMSLAPGDIPIQSTVELRHCTGTG, translated from the coding sequence GTGTCCACGGAGCCGCGCATCATCGCGGATCGCTATCGCGTCGATGAGCTCATCGGGCATGGCGGCATGGCGAAGGTGTACCGCGGCTACGACCTGACCCTCGGCCGCGAGGTCGCGATCAAGATCCTCGACAAGGAACTCGCGCGCGACACCGCCTTCCGCACCCGGTTCCGGCTCGAGGCGCAGGCGGCGTCGCGGATGTCGCATCCGTCGATCGTGCGCGTGTACGACGCGGGGGACCCTTCGACGGGCTCAGGGTCCGGAGGCTCGGGCTCAGGGTCCGGAGGCTCGGGCTCAGGGTCCGGAGGCTCGGCCTCAGGGTCCGGAGGCTCGGCCTCAGGGTCCGGAGGCTCGGCCTCAGGGTCGGGAGGCACGGCATCCGGCACCGACCTCCCCTACATCGTGATGGAGCTCGTCCACGGCACCCTGCTGAAGGATGTCATCGCGCAGGGCCCGGTGCCGGTGCAGGATGCCGTGCGCTACGTCGACGGCATCCTCGAGGCGCTCGACTACTCGCACCGCGCCGGCGTCATCCACCGCGACATCAAGCCCGGGAACGTGATGATCACGCCGTCCGGCGCGGTGAAGGTGATGGACTTCGGCATCGCGCGCGCCGTCTCGGACTCGTCGTCGACGGTCGCGGAGACCACGCAGATCATCGGCACCGCCGCATACTTCTCCCCCGAGCAGGCCAAGGGCGAGCCGGTCGATGCCCGCACCGACCTGTACTCCACCGGCGTGGTGCTGTTCGAGCTGCTCACCGGCCGGCAGCCGTTCCGCGGCGACTCCGCCGTGGCGGTCGCCTACCAGCACGTGAGCGAGACCCCGGTGCCGCCCACCGAGGTCAACGAGCAGGTGCCGCGCGCGCTCGACGCCGTCGTGCTGCGCGCCCTCGCCAAGGACCCCTACCAGCGCTTCCCGGACGCCGCGAGCTTCCGCGCCGCGCTGGACGCCGCGGTCGGCGGGCGGGAGCCGAGCCGCAAGCAGATCGGGGCGCTCACCAGCGAGCTGTACGGACCGAATCCGCGGCACGCGCAGGAGACCGCCCGCACGCTCCGGCAGCTGAGCACCGACACGACCATGACCCGCACCCAGTCCGGCCCGCCGGTGGCATGGATCTGGGCCGGTGTGGCGCTCATCGCCGTACTCGTGGCATCCGTGCTGTTCTGGGTGGTCAGCCTCAGCATGCGCCCGCCGGAGGTGCCGAGCACCTCGCGCACCGTGCCCAACCTGATCAACATGACCTCCGACGACGCCGAGGAGGCGCTCGAAGAGCTCGGCCTGCACGCGGAGCTGCGCACCGAGCCCAGCGCGGACTTCGACGAGGACCACGTCATCCGCACCGAGCCCGGCACCGGCGCGACGGTGAACAAGGGCGAGGAGATCCTCGTCTACGTCTCCAGCGGCGCGCAGACGGTGTCGGTACCGGTGCTGGAGGGGCTCAGCCAGGAGGCGGCCAAGCAGGCGCTCGAGGATGCCGGACTGGTGTTCGGCACCGTGCGCCCCGAGAACGACCCGGTCACCGGCGAGGGGATCGTCCTCGAAGCCAGTGAGGAGGCCGGCGCCGAGGTGGAGCCGGGCACGGTCGTGAACCTCGTCGTCGCCAGCGGCCGCGTGACGCTGAAGAACCTCACCGGCTGGACGCTCGAGGCCGCCACGCGGGAGCTGGAGAGCCTGTCGCTCACCCCGGTGCGGGTCGCGGTGCCGGACTGCCCGGCCACCACGCCGCACACCGTGTCATCGATGTCGCTCGCCCCGGGCGACATCCCGATCCAGTCCACGGTCGAGTTGCGGCACTGCACCGGCACAGGCTGA
- a CDS encoding serine/threonine protein kinase: MRPTQGVSFGGRYELQSRIAIGGMGEVWEATDHVIGRTVAIKILKDEYMGDPGFLERFRAEARHAALVNHEGIASVFDYGEENGSAYLVMELVPGEALSTILERDGALSADKTLDIVAQTASALQAAHAAGLVHRDIKPGNLLITPDGRVKITDFGIARIADQVPLTATGQVMGTVQYLSPEQASGHAASPATDIYSLGIVAYECLAGKRPFTGESQVAIAMAQINEQPPPLPATVPIPVQNLVMAMIAKKPADRPSSAATVARAAQALRRGDLNSAAIAVPAIAGAGVSDADDATRILTGVGDEQATRMMPTTAQLPTGQPVEEEKPEKKKRSPWTWPLIALILLLLLVLGGTLFALFGNQGQSGADPTGSRSSAPVRTTTAPPPSPTPDDPERVDVDALGLVGMTCDAAQQTAESAGLEVTCVTGNTPAETPEQVGTVQSVEPRGTVEQGTQLTLTLFAEQVPIGQPQSAPSFSGTIQEGEQATVSWSAFSCPSGTGTVTSYEVVLTNAQFAAGGTTRAFGPSDRQAPIVVNDGTAGQTVTATYRAFCGDRPSEMSAAGQSSTILPAVPVPTPGTGNGAG; the protein is encoded by the coding sequence ATGAGGCCGACGCAGGGTGTGTCGTTCGGTGGTCGCTACGAGCTGCAGTCGCGGATCGCGATCGGCGGCATGGGCGAGGTGTGGGAGGCGACGGATCACGTCATCGGCCGCACGGTCGCGATCAAGATCCTCAAGGACGAGTACATGGGCGACCCGGGGTTCCTCGAGCGCTTCCGCGCCGAGGCCCGTCACGCCGCGCTCGTGAACCACGAGGGCATCGCCAGCGTGTTCGACTACGGCGAGGAGAACGGCTCCGCCTACCTCGTGATGGAGCTCGTCCCCGGCGAGGCGCTGTCGACGATCCTGGAGCGCGACGGGGCGCTGAGCGCCGACAAGACGCTCGACATCGTGGCGCAGACCGCGTCCGCACTGCAGGCCGCGCACGCCGCCGGCCTGGTGCACCGCGACATCAAGCCCGGCAACCTGCTGATCACGCCGGACGGCCGCGTCAAGATCACCGACTTCGGCATCGCGCGCATCGCGGACCAGGTGCCGCTGACCGCCACCGGCCAGGTGATGGGCACCGTGCAGTACCTGTCGCCCGAGCAGGCGTCGGGTCACGCGGCTTCCCCCGCCACCGACATCTACTCGCTCGGCATCGTGGCCTACGAATGCCTCGCCGGCAAGCGCCCGTTCACCGGCGAGTCGCAGGTCGCCATCGCGATGGCGCAGATCAACGAGCAGCCGCCGCCGTTGCCGGCGACCGTGCCGATCCCGGTGCAGAACCTGGTGATGGCGATGATTGCGAAGAAGCCGGCGGACCGGCCGTCCTCGGCCGCCACGGTCGCGCGCGCGGCGCAGGCGCTCCGCCGCGGCGACCTGAACTCCGCCGCGATCGCCGTGCCCGCCATCGCGGGTGCGGGCGTGTCGGATGCCGACGACGCGACCCGCATCCTCACCGGCGTGGGCGATGAGCAGGCCACCCGGATGATGCCGACCACGGCCCAGCTGCCCACCGGGCAGCCGGTCGAGGAGGAGAAGCCCGAGAAGAAGAAGCGCAGCCCGTGGACGTGGCCGCTGATCGCGCTGATCCTGCTGCTGCTCCTCGTGCTCGGCGGCACCCTGTTCGCTCTGTTCGGGAACCAGGGTCAGAGCGGCGCCGACCCGACCGGCAGCCGCAGCTCGGCGCCGGTGCGCACCACGACCGCGCCGCCCCCGTCGCCCACGCCCGACGACCCGGAGCGCGTGGACGTCGACGCGCTCGGCCTGGTCGGCATGACCTGCGACGCGGCCCAGCAGACCGCCGAGAGCGCGGGTCTGGAGGTCACCTGCGTCACCGGGAACACGCCCGCAGAGACGCCCGAGCAGGTGGGCACCGTGCAGAGCGTGGAGCCGCGGGGCACCGTGGAGCAGGGCACGCAGCTCACCCTCACGCTGTTCGCGGAGCAGGTCCCGATCGGGCAGCCCCAGTCGGCACCCAGCTTCTCCGGCACCATCCAGGAGGGCGAGCAGGCCACCGTGAGCTGGTCGGCGTTCTCCTGCCCGTCCGGCACCGGCACGGTCACGTCCTACGAGGTGGTGCTCACCAACGCGCAGTTCGCGGCCGGCGGCACGACGCGGGCCTTCGGCCCGAGTGACCGCCAGGCCCCGATCGTCGTCAACGACGGCACCGCCGGCCAGACGGTGACCGCCACCTACCGCGCGTTCTGCGGCGACCGCCCCTCGGAGATGTCGGCCGCCGGCCAATCCTCGACGATCCTGCCCGCCGTCCCCGTCCCCACGCCGGGCACCGGGAACGGTGCGGGATAG
- a CDS encoding FHA domain-containing protein FhaB/FipA, whose amino-acid sequence MSELVLLILRIGFLVLLWFFVFGVVYSLRADLFGVRVRKLPAEQAAAAPAARPAPAPKPSAPSPGRTPTKLVITSGPKAGLEVPLGTEPMTIGRSSESGLVIRDDYTSSHHARLALHGGAWTIQDLGSTNGTFLAGERISDRPHPIPIGAPIKVGATTFELRA is encoded by the coding sequence GTGAGTGAACTGGTCCTCCTCATCCTGCGCATCGGGTTCCTGGTGCTGCTGTGGTTCTTCGTCTTCGGCGTCGTCTACTCGCTGCGCGCCGACCTCTTCGGCGTCCGGGTCCGCAAGCTCCCGGCCGAGCAGGCCGCGGCTGCCCCCGCCGCCCGTCCCGCGCCGGCCCCGAAGCCGAGCGCCCCGTCACCGGGCAGGACGCCGACCAAACTCGTCATCACCTCCGGCCCGAAGGCCGGGCTCGAGGTCCCCCTCGGCACCGAGCCGATGACGATCGGCCGCTCCAGCGAGTCCGGCCTGGTCATCCGCGACGACTACACCTCCAGCCACCACGCCCGCCTCGCCCTGCACGGCGGCGCCTGGACCATCCAGGACCTCGGCTCGACGAACGGCACCTTCCTCGCCGGCGAGCGCATCTCCGACCGTCCGCATCCGATCCCGATCGGCGCGCCGATCAAGGTCGGGGCCACGACCTTCGAGCTGCGGGCGTAA
- a CDS encoding FhaA domain-containing protein: MGLLDSFEKGLERAVNSAFAKTFRSGIQPVEIASALRREADTKAAVVSRERIITPNDYVVRLSPEDAERMRGLGRALNEELHALLTTHAKTQGYSFAGPLSISLEADDKLSTGMVRVSSGSVEGRVSWQAVVEVDGRRHPLTSARTVIGRGSDAAITISDAGSSRRHAEILWDGERAMLRDLGSTNGTKIDGQKIREAALPPDTVFTIGRTDLVFRVVPVAAGGEDATRAFGVAP; encoded by the coding sequence GTGGGACTACTTGACAGCTTTGAGAAGGGTCTTGAGCGCGCGGTGAACAGCGCGTTCGCGAAGACCTTCCGCAGCGGCATCCAGCCGGTGGAGATCGCCTCGGCGCTCCGCCGCGAGGCCGACACGAAGGCCGCGGTGGTCAGTCGCGAGCGCATCATCACCCCCAACGATTACGTCGTACGCCTCAGCCCCGAAGACGCCGAGCGGATGCGGGGCCTCGGCCGCGCCTTGAACGAGGAGCTGCACGCGCTGCTCACCACGCACGCGAAGACCCAGGGCTACAGCTTCGCCGGGCCACTGTCGATCTCCCTCGAGGCCGACGACAAGCTCTCGACCGGGATGGTGCGCGTCAGCTCCGGCTCGGTCGAGGGACGCGTCTCCTGGCAGGCCGTCGTCGAGGTGGACGGGCGCCGGCATCCGCTCACCAGCGCCCGCACCGTGATCGGCCGCGGCAGCGACGCCGCCATCACGATCTCGGATGCCGGATCCAGCCGCCGCCACGCCGAGATCCTCTGGGACGGCGAGCGCGCGATGCTCCGCGACCTCGGGTCCACGAACGGCACCAAGATCGACGGGCAGAAGATCCGCGAGGCCGCCCTGCCGCCGGACACCGTCTTCACCATCGGCCGGACCGACCTGGTGTTCAGAGTGGTGCCGGTCGCGGCCGGCGGCGAGGACGCCACGCGAGCCTTCGGGGTCGCCCCGTGA
- a CDS encoding anthranilate synthase component II — MTTRVLVVDNHDSFVHTLISYLRELGADVRMVEADAEDTPALTASGALLDGCDAVMVSPGPGTPADAGASIDVVRLAADRRMPLLGVCLGHQAIGAAFGAPVVPAPELMHGMVSQVEHDGSGLFRGLPSPFAAGRYHSLALKEVDLPPELRVTARAEHGTVMAIAHETLPIAGVQFHPESILTEGGHRLLANWLELAGRR; from the coding sequence GCATACCCTGATCAGCTACCTGCGGGAGCTCGGTGCGGACGTGCGGATGGTCGAGGCGGATGCCGAGGATACCCCGGCCCTGACGGCGAGCGGCGCGCTGCTCGACGGCTGCGACGCCGTGATGGTCTCCCCCGGTCCCGGCACGCCGGCGGACGCCGGGGCGTCGATCGACGTGGTGCGCCTCGCGGCGGACCGGCGGATGCCGTTGCTCGGGGTCTGCCTCGGGCACCAGGCGATCGGGGCGGCGTTCGGCGCGCCCGTCGTGCCGGCTCCCGAGCTCATGCACGGGATGGTGTCGCAGGTGGAGCACGACGGGTCCGGGCTGTTCCGCGGACTGCCGTCGCCGTTCGCCGCCGGCCGCTACCACTCGCTGGCGCTGAAGGAGGTCGACCTGCCGCCGGAGCTGCGGGTCACCGCGCGCGCCGAGCACGGCACCGTGATGGCGATCGCGCACGAGACGCTGCCGATCGCCGGGGTGCAGTTCCACCCCGAGAGCATCCTCACCGAGGGCGGGCACCGGCTGCTGGCGAACTGGCTGGAGCTCGCCGGGCGGCGCTGA
- a CDS encoding PP2C family protein-serine/threonine phosphatase, with protein MVFEGSSAAISHTGKVRSNNQDSGYSGANLFVVADGMGGHAGGDVASTIAIQRMEGLDHAYPSTDDAQAALQAAATTAAADLVRAAKERPELAGLGTTLSAIIMVDDYAVIGHIGDSRIYLFRDDELTQITTDHTFVQRLVDSGRITPEEARYHPRRSVLMRVLSDMDIDPELDMFVMPTLPGDRWLICSDGLSGVVDEAHLRKALRLGLPPGRTADSLLKQALDGGAPDNVTIVIVDVGGAHPLSSGTATIVGAASNPAELLVPSPAPARPSLTGWLHPVLQAANEPTHFEPDAEYFEEIIEEDRRRARRRRIAWFAAFIAAVLALVAGAWLAYSWTQTRYFVGADEDSVVIFRGVQQNLGPIVLSTEVRDTGILLADLPQYQRSSVERTINARSLADADAITERLRDSMLPPVTPEPTPTPTPPATPTPTGAPTP; from the coding sequence ATGGTCTTCGAGGGCTCGAGCGCCGCGATCTCCCACACCGGGAAGGTCCGCTCCAACAACCAGGACTCCGGATACTCCGGGGCCAACCTGTTCGTCGTCGCGGACGGCATGGGCGGACACGCGGGCGGCGACGTCGCCTCAACCATCGCGATCCAGCGGATGGAGGGACTGGACCACGCCTACCCCTCCACCGACGACGCGCAGGCCGCCCTGCAGGCCGCCGCGACGACCGCCGCGGCCGACCTGGTCCGCGCCGCCAAGGAGCGCCCCGAGCTCGCCGGCCTCGGCACCACGCTGAGCGCGATCATCATGGTCGACGACTACGCCGTGATCGGCCACATCGGCGACTCCCGCATCTACCTCTTCCGCGACGACGAGCTCACCCAGATCACCACCGACCACACCTTCGTACAGCGCCTCGTCGACTCCGGCCGGATCACGCCCGAAGAGGCGCGCTACCACCCCCGGCGCTCGGTGCTGATGCGCGTGCTCAGCGACATGGACATCGACCCCGAGCTGGACATGTTCGTCATGCCCACGCTGCCCGGGGACCGCTGGCTGATCTGCTCCGACGGCCTGTCCGGCGTGGTGGACGAGGCGCACCTGCGCAAGGCGCTCCGCCTCGGACTGCCCCCGGGGCGCACCGCCGACAGCCTGCTCAAGCAGGCCCTCGACGGCGGCGCCCCCGACAACGTCACGATCGTCATCGTCGACGTCGGCGGCGCGCATCCGCTCTCCTCCGGCACCGCCACGATCGTCGGCGCGGCATCCAACCCGGCCGAGCTGCTGGTGCCCAGCCCGGCACCCGCGCGGCCCTCGCTCACCGGCTGGCTGCACCCGGTGCTGCAGGCGGCGAACGAGCCGACGCACTTCGAGCCGGATGCCGAGTACTTCGAGGAGATCATCGAGGAGGACCGCCGCCGGGCCCGACGCCGGCGGATCGCCTGGTTCGCCGCGTTCATCGCCGCTGTGCTCGCCCTCGTCGCCGGCGCCTGGCTGGCCTACAGCTGGACCCAGACCCGCTACTTCGTCGGCGCCGACGAGGACAGCGTGGTGATCTTCCGCGGCGTGCAGCAGAACCTCGGCCCGATCGTGCTCTCCACCGAGGTGCGCGACACCGGCATCCTGCTCGCCGACCTGCCGCAGTACCAGCGCTCGTCGGTGGAGCGCACCATCAACGCCCGCTCCCTCGCCGACGCGGACGCGATCACCGAGAGGCTGCGCGACAGCATGCTCCCGCCGGTGACCCCCGAACCCACGCCGACGCCGACCCCGCCGGCCACGCCGACGCCGACCGGAGCGCCGACACCATGA